A single region of the Brassica rapa cultivar Chiifu-401-42 chromosome A03, CAAS_Brap_v3.01, whole genome shotgun sequence genome encodes:
- the LOC103860170 gene encoding coatomer subunit beta'-3 isoform X2 translates to MPLRLDIKKKFAQRSERVKSVDLHPTEPWILASLYSGTVCIWNYQTQTITKSFEVTELPVRSAKFIPRKQWVVAGADDMYIRVYNYNTMDKVKVFEAHSDYIRCVAVHPTLPYVLSSSDDMLIKLWDWENGWACTQIFEGHSHYVMQVVFNPKDTNTFASASLDRSIKIWNLGSPDPNFTLDAHQKGVNCVDYFTGGDKPYLISGSDDQTAKVWDYQTKSCVQTLEGHTHNVSAVCFHPELPIILTGSEDGTVRIWHATTYRLENTLNYALERVWAIGYIKSSRRVVIGYDEGTIMVKLGREIPVASMDSSGKIIWAKHNEIQTANIKSIGASYEVTDGERLPLAVKDLGTCDLYPQSLKHNPNGRFVVVCGDGEYIIYTALAWRNRSFGSGLEFVWSSEGECAVRESSSKIKIFNKNFQERKSIRPTFSAEKIFGGSLLAMCSSDFICFYDWAECRLIQRIDVTVKNLYWAESGDLVAIASDTSFYILKFNRDLVSSHFASGRQTDEEGVEDAFEVLHENDERVRTGIWVGDCFIYNNSSSKLNYCVGGEVTTMYHLDRPMYLLGYIANQSRVYLVDKEFNVIGYTLLLSLIEYKTLVMRGDLDKANEILPTIPKEQHNNVAHFLESRGMIEDALEIATDPDYRFELAIQLGRLEIAKEIAEEVQSESKWKQLGELAMSSGKLQLAEDCMKYATDLSGLLLLYSSLGDAEGMSKLASLAKEQGKNNVAFLCLFMLGRLEDCLQLLVESNRIPEAALMARSYLPSKVSEIVALWRKDLSKVNSKAAESLADPEEYPNLFEDWQVARSVEANAVEARGVYAAAENYATQADQPFITLVEAFRNLQVEAEEPFENGDGDHEVAEENGDAENEGGEEEENEEEVNQEEGVVDEDSTDGSAVLVNRSEGEEEWVLTPHQ, encoded by the exons ATG CCGCTCAGACTCGATATCAAG AAAAAATTTGCTCAACGATCAGAGAGAGTGAAATCTGTGGATCTGCATCCTACAGAGCCATG GATTCTAGCAAGTTTGTATTCTGGAACCGTCTGTATCTGGAACTACCAGACTCAG ACGATAACAAAATCTTTCGAGGTCACCGAATTGCCAG TTAGGTCGGCCAAGTTTATCCCACGCAAGCAATGGGTTGTGGCAGGAGCGGATGATATGTACATCCGTGTATACAACTACAACACGATGGACAAGGTTAAAGTGTTTGAGGCTCATTCCGATTACATTAGGTGTGTTGCTGTCCATCCGACCCTCCCATATGTGCTGTCATCTTCTGATGATATGCTCATAAAGCTCTGGGACTGGGAAAATGGTTGGGCTTGTACTCAGATCTTTGAGGGGCATTCGCACTATGTGATGCAAGTGGTATTTAATCCAAAAGACACCAACACTTTTGCCAGTGCATCGCTTGACCGTTCTATAAAG ATATGGAATCTTGGCTCCCCAGACCCAAATTTTACACTGGATGCTCATCAGAAAGGAGTCAACTGCGTAGATTATTTCACAGGGGGTGATAAGCCCTATTTAATTTCTGGCTCTGATGATCAAACTGCTAAG GTATGGGACTATCAAACTAAAAGCTGTGTCCAGACGCTAGAAGGGCACACCCACAATGTGTCTGCAGTATGTTTCCATCCGGAGCTTCCAATAATACTCACAGGTTCTGAGGATGGCACTGTTCGCATTTGGCACGCCACGACTTACAG gCTAGAGAACACATTGAACTATGCTCTCGAGAGAGTCTGGGCCATTGGTTACATAAAAAGTTCGCGCAG GGTTGTGATTGGATACGATGAAGGAACCATCATGGTTAAACTTGGACGAGAAATTCCTGTCGCTAGCATGGACAGTAGCGGAAAAATTATATGGGCTAAGCATAATGAAATCCAAACTGCAAACATCAAAAGTATTGGTGCCAGTTACGAG GTTACTGATGGAGAAAGACTTCCCTTGGCTGTTAAAGATCTGGGGACCTGTGATCTTTATCCACAA AGCTTGAAGCATAACCCAAACGGGAGGTTTGTCGTAGTCTGCGGGGATGGGGAGTACATAATCTACACAGCTTTGGCTTGGAGAAATAGGTCTTTCGGTTCTGGACTGGAATTTGTTTGGTCATCCGAGGGGGAATGTGCAGTTCGAGAGAGCTCGTCAAAGATAAAgatattcaataaaaatttcCAG GAAAGGAAGAGTATTCGGCCTACTTTCTCAGCTGAGAAGATTTTTGGAGGATCCTTGTTAGCAATGTGTTCAAGTGATTTCATCTGCTTTTATGATTGGGCTGAATGTAGGCTGATTCAGCGAATTGATGTCACAGTAAAG AATCTTTATTGGGCAGAAAGTGGTGATTTAGTTGCCATTGCTAGTGATACGTCATTCTACATCCTGAAGTTCAAT CGTGACTTGGTTTCCTCCCATTTTGCTAGTGGAAGACAAACTGATGAAGAAGGTGTTGAGGATGCTTTTGAGGTTCTCCATGAGAATGATGAACGTGTTAGGACAGGTATATGGGTCGGGGACTGCTTCATTTACAACAACTCTTCTTCGAAGCTTAACTATTGTGTTGGAGGCGAG GTAACCACAATGTATCATTTGGACCGTCCAATGTATTTGTTAGGCTATATTGCCAACCAAAGTCGGGTCTACTTGGTAGACAAAGAATTCAA TGTCATAGGATATACCCTGCTGCTTAGCCTGATTGAATACAAGACTCTTGTGATGCGAGGTGATTTGGACAAAGCCAATGAAATTTTACCTACAATTCCTAAAGAGCAGCATAACAA TGTTGCTCACTTCTTGGAGTCTCGGGGAATGATTGAAGATGCTTTAGAAATTGCGACCGATCCTGACTACAGATTTGAGCTGGCCATACAATTGGGTAGACTTGAAATTGCCAAG GAAATCGCTGAAGAAGTGCAGAGTGAGTCTAAATGGAAGCAGTTGGGAGAGTTAGCCATGTCTTCTGGCAAG CTCCAACTGGCCGAGGATTGCATGAAGTACGCTACGGATTTGAGTGGTTTGCTACTACTATATTCTTCTTTGGGAGATGCTGAAGGGATGTCAAAGCTTGCATCCCTTGCTAAGGAGCAGGGAAAGAACAATGTCGCCTTTCTTTGCTTATTCATGCTGGGTAGATTGGAAGATTGTCTGCAGTTATTGGTGGAGAG CAACCGGATACCAGAAGCTGCTCTGATGGCACGTTCTTATCTTCCAAGCAAAGTTTCAGAGATAGTAGCTCTCTGGAGAAAAGATCTAAGCAAG GTTAATTCGAAAGCAGCAGAATCTTTGGCTGATCCTGAAGAGTACCCAAATCTTTTTGAGGATTGGCAAGTTGCTCGTTCTGTTGAAGCTAATGCTGTAGAGGCGAG GGGAGTTTATGCTGCTGCAGAAAATTATGCAACCCAGGCCGATCAACCTTTCATTACCCTCGTGGAAGCCTTCAGAAACCTGCAAGTTGAAGCAGAGGAACCATTTGAAAATGGAGACGGAGATCACGAG GTAGCAGAAGAAAATGGTGATGCAGAGAATGAAGGAGGTGAAGAGGAAGAGAATGAAGAAGAAGTGAATCAAGAAGAGGGAGTTGTTGATGAAGATTCTACAGATGGTAGTGCTGTACTTGTTAATAGAAGTGAGGGTGAGGAAGAGTGGG TGCTTACGCCACATCAGTAG
- the LOC103860170 gene encoding coatomer subunit beta'-3 isoform X3, with product MPLRLDIKKKFAQRSERVKSVDLHPTEPWILASLYSGTVCIWNYQTQTITKSFEVTELPVRSAKFIPRKQWVVAGADDMYIRVYNYNTMDKVKVFEAHSDYIRCVAVHPTLPYVLSSSDDMLIKLWDWENGWACTQIFEGHSHYVMQVVFNPKDTNTFASASLDRSIKIWNLGSPDPNFTLDAHQKGVNCVDYFTGGDKPYLISGSDDQTAKVWDYQTKSCVQTLEGHTHNVSAVCFHPELPIILTGSEDGTVRIWHATTYRLENTLNYALERVWAIGYIKSSRRVVIGYDEGTIMVKLGREIPVASMDSSGKIIWAKHNEIQTANIKSIGASYEVTDGERLPLAVKDLGTCDLYPQSLKHNPNGRFVVVCGDGEYIIYTALAWRNRSFGSGLEFVWSSEGECAVRESSSKIKIFNKNFQERKSIRPTFSAEKIFGGSLLAMCSSDFICFYDWAECRLIQRIDVTVKNLYWAESGDLVAIASDTSFYILKFNRDLVSSHFASGRQTDEEGVEDAFEVLHENDERVRTGIWVGDCFIYNNSSSKLNYCVGGEVTTMYHLDRPMYLLGYIANQSRVYLVDKEFNVIGYTLLLSLIEYKTLVMRGDLDKANEILPTIPKEQHNNVAHFLESRGMIEDALEIATDPDYRFELAIQLGRLEIAKEIAEEVQSESKWKQLGELAMSSGKLQLAEDCMKYATDLSGLLLLYSSLGDAEGMSKLASLAKEQGKNNVAFLCLFMLGRLEDCLQLLVESNRIPEAALMARSYLPSKVSEIVALWRKDLSKVNSKAAESLADPEEYPNLFEDWQVARSVEANAVEARGVYAAAENYATQADQPFITLVEAFRNLQVEAEEPFENGDGDHEVAEENGDAENEGGEEEENEEEVNQEEGVVDEDSTDVLTPHQ from the exons ATG CCGCTCAGACTCGATATCAAG AAAAAATTTGCTCAACGATCAGAGAGAGTGAAATCTGTGGATCTGCATCCTACAGAGCCATG GATTCTAGCAAGTTTGTATTCTGGAACCGTCTGTATCTGGAACTACCAGACTCAG ACGATAACAAAATCTTTCGAGGTCACCGAATTGCCAG TTAGGTCGGCCAAGTTTATCCCACGCAAGCAATGGGTTGTGGCAGGAGCGGATGATATGTACATCCGTGTATACAACTACAACACGATGGACAAGGTTAAAGTGTTTGAGGCTCATTCCGATTACATTAGGTGTGTTGCTGTCCATCCGACCCTCCCATATGTGCTGTCATCTTCTGATGATATGCTCATAAAGCTCTGGGACTGGGAAAATGGTTGGGCTTGTACTCAGATCTTTGAGGGGCATTCGCACTATGTGATGCAAGTGGTATTTAATCCAAAAGACACCAACACTTTTGCCAGTGCATCGCTTGACCGTTCTATAAAG ATATGGAATCTTGGCTCCCCAGACCCAAATTTTACACTGGATGCTCATCAGAAAGGAGTCAACTGCGTAGATTATTTCACAGGGGGTGATAAGCCCTATTTAATTTCTGGCTCTGATGATCAAACTGCTAAG GTATGGGACTATCAAACTAAAAGCTGTGTCCAGACGCTAGAAGGGCACACCCACAATGTGTCTGCAGTATGTTTCCATCCGGAGCTTCCAATAATACTCACAGGTTCTGAGGATGGCACTGTTCGCATTTGGCACGCCACGACTTACAG gCTAGAGAACACATTGAACTATGCTCTCGAGAGAGTCTGGGCCATTGGTTACATAAAAAGTTCGCGCAG GGTTGTGATTGGATACGATGAAGGAACCATCATGGTTAAACTTGGACGAGAAATTCCTGTCGCTAGCATGGACAGTAGCGGAAAAATTATATGGGCTAAGCATAATGAAATCCAAACTGCAAACATCAAAAGTATTGGTGCCAGTTACGAG GTTACTGATGGAGAAAGACTTCCCTTGGCTGTTAAAGATCTGGGGACCTGTGATCTTTATCCACAA AGCTTGAAGCATAACCCAAACGGGAGGTTTGTCGTAGTCTGCGGGGATGGGGAGTACATAATCTACACAGCTTTGGCTTGGAGAAATAGGTCTTTCGGTTCTGGACTGGAATTTGTTTGGTCATCCGAGGGGGAATGTGCAGTTCGAGAGAGCTCGTCAAAGATAAAgatattcaataaaaatttcCAG GAAAGGAAGAGTATTCGGCCTACTTTCTCAGCTGAGAAGATTTTTGGAGGATCCTTGTTAGCAATGTGTTCAAGTGATTTCATCTGCTTTTATGATTGGGCTGAATGTAGGCTGATTCAGCGAATTGATGTCACAGTAAAG AATCTTTATTGGGCAGAAAGTGGTGATTTAGTTGCCATTGCTAGTGATACGTCATTCTACATCCTGAAGTTCAAT CGTGACTTGGTTTCCTCCCATTTTGCTAGTGGAAGACAAACTGATGAAGAAGGTGTTGAGGATGCTTTTGAGGTTCTCCATGAGAATGATGAACGTGTTAGGACAGGTATATGGGTCGGGGACTGCTTCATTTACAACAACTCTTCTTCGAAGCTTAACTATTGTGTTGGAGGCGAG GTAACCACAATGTATCATTTGGACCGTCCAATGTATTTGTTAGGCTATATTGCCAACCAAAGTCGGGTCTACTTGGTAGACAAAGAATTCAA TGTCATAGGATATACCCTGCTGCTTAGCCTGATTGAATACAAGACTCTTGTGATGCGAGGTGATTTGGACAAAGCCAATGAAATTTTACCTACAATTCCTAAAGAGCAGCATAACAA TGTTGCTCACTTCTTGGAGTCTCGGGGAATGATTGAAGATGCTTTAGAAATTGCGACCGATCCTGACTACAGATTTGAGCTGGCCATACAATTGGGTAGACTTGAAATTGCCAAG GAAATCGCTGAAGAAGTGCAGAGTGAGTCTAAATGGAAGCAGTTGGGAGAGTTAGCCATGTCTTCTGGCAAG CTCCAACTGGCCGAGGATTGCATGAAGTACGCTACGGATTTGAGTGGTTTGCTACTACTATATTCTTCTTTGGGAGATGCTGAAGGGATGTCAAAGCTTGCATCCCTTGCTAAGGAGCAGGGAAAGAACAATGTCGCCTTTCTTTGCTTATTCATGCTGGGTAGATTGGAAGATTGTCTGCAGTTATTGGTGGAGAG CAACCGGATACCAGAAGCTGCTCTGATGGCACGTTCTTATCTTCCAAGCAAAGTTTCAGAGATAGTAGCTCTCTGGAGAAAAGATCTAAGCAAG GTTAATTCGAAAGCAGCAGAATCTTTGGCTGATCCTGAAGAGTACCCAAATCTTTTTGAGGATTGGCAAGTTGCTCGTTCTGTTGAAGCTAATGCTGTAGAGGCGAG GGGAGTTTATGCTGCTGCAGAAAATTATGCAACCCAGGCCGATCAACCTTTCATTACCCTCGTGGAAGCCTTCAGAAACCTGCAAGTTGAAGCAGAGGAACCATTTGAAAATGGAGACGGAGATCACGAG GTAGCAGAAGAAAATGGTGATGCAGAGAATGAAGGAGGTGAAGAGGAAGAGAATGAAGAAGAAGTGAATCAAGAAGAGGGAGTTGTTGATGAAGATTCTACAGATG TGCTTACGCCACATCAGTAG
- the LOC103860170 gene encoding coatomer subunit beta'-3 isoform X1 produces MPLRLDIKKKFAQRSERVKSVDLHPTEPWILASLYSGTVCIWNYQTQTITKSFEVTELPVRSAKFIPRKQWVVAGADDMYIRVYNYNTMDKVKVFEAHSDYIRCVAVHPTLPYVLSSSDDMLIKLWDWENGWACTQIFEGHSHYVMQVVFNPKDTNTFASASLDRSIKIWNLGSPDPNFTLDAHQKGVNCVDYFTGGDKPYLISGSDDQTAKVWDYQTKSCVQTLEGHTHNVSAVCFHPELPIILTGSEDGTVRIWHATTYRLENTLNYALERVWAIGYIKSSRRVVIGYDEGTIMVKLGREIPVASMDSSGKIIWAKHNEIQTANIKSIGASYEVTDGERLPLAVKDLGTCDLYPQSLKHNPNGRFVVVCGDGEYIIYTALAWRNRSFGSGLEFVWSSEGECAVRESSSKIKIFNKNFQERKSIRPTFSAEKIFGGSLLAMCSSDFICFYDWAECRLIQRIDVTVKNLYWAESGDLVAIASDTSFYILKFNRDLVSSHFASGRQTDEEGVEDAFEVLHENDERVRTGIWVGDCFIYNNSSSKLNYCVGGEVTTMYHLDRPMYLLGYIANQSRVYLVDKEFNVIGYTLLLSLIEYKTLVMRGDLDKANEILPTIPKEQHNNVAHFLESRGMIEDALEIATDPDYRFELAIQLGRLEIAKEIAEEVQSESKWKQLGELAMSSGKLQLAEDCMKYATDLSGLLLLYSSLGDAEGMSKLASLAKEQGKNNVAFLCLFMLGRLEDCLQLLVESNRIPEAALMARSYLPSKVSEIVALWRKDLSKVNSKAAESLADPEEYPNLFEDWQVARSVEANAVEARGVYAAAENYATQADQPFITLVEAFRNLQVEAEEPFENGDGDHEVAEENGDAENEGGEEEENEEEVNQEEGVVDEDSTDGSAVLVNRSEGEEEWGTNSKDNQSA; encoded by the exons ATG CCGCTCAGACTCGATATCAAG AAAAAATTTGCTCAACGATCAGAGAGAGTGAAATCTGTGGATCTGCATCCTACAGAGCCATG GATTCTAGCAAGTTTGTATTCTGGAACCGTCTGTATCTGGAACTACCAGACTCAG ACGATAACAAAATCTTTCGAGGTCACCGAATTGCCAG TTAGGTCGGCCAAGTTTATCCCACGCAAGCAATGGGTTGTGGCAGGAGCGGATGATATGTACATCCGTGTATACAACTACAACACGATGGACAAGGTTAAAGTGTTTGAGGCTCATTCCGATTACATTAGGTGTGTTGCTGTCCATCCGACCCTCCCATATGTGCTGTCATCTTCTGATGATATGCTCATAAAGCTCTGGGACTGGGAAAATGGTTGGGCTTGTACTCAGATCTTTGAGGGGCATTCGCACTATGTGATGCAAGTGGTATTTAATCCAAAAGACACCAACACTTTTGCCAGTGCATCGCTTGACCGTTCTATAAAG ATATGGAATCTTGGCTCCCCAGACCCAAATTTTACACTGGATGCTCATCAGAAAGGAGTCAACTGCGTAGATTATTTCACAGGGGGTGATAAGCCCTATTTAATTTCTGGCTCTGATGATCAAACTGCTAAG GTATGGGACTATCAAACTAAAAGCTGTGTCCAGACGCTAGAAGGGCACACCCACAATGTGTCTGCAGTATGTTTCCATCCGGAGCTTCCAATAATACTCACAGGTTCTGAGGATGGCACTGTTCGCATTTGGCACGCCACGACTTACAG gCTAGAGAACACATTGAACTATGCTCTCGAGAGAGTCTGGGCCATTGGTTACATAAAAAGTTCGCGCAG GGTTGTGATTGGATACGATGAAGGAACCATCATGGTTAAACTTGGACGAGAAATTCCTGTCGCTAGCATGGACAGTAGCGGAAAAATTATATGGGCTAAGCATAATGAAATCCAAACTGCAAACATCAAAAGTATTGGTGCCAGTTACGAG GTTACTGATGGAGAAAGACTTCCCTTGGCTGTTAAAGATCTGGGGACCTGTGATCTTTATCCACAA AGCTTGAAGCATAACCCAAACGGGAGGTTTGTCGTAGTCTGCGGGGATGGGGAGTACATAATCTACACAGCTTTGGCTTGGAGAAATAGGTCTTTCGGTTCTGGACTGGAATTTGTTTGGTCATCCGAGGGGGAATGTGCAGTTCGAGAGAGCTCGTCAAAGATAAAgatattcaataaaaatttcCAG GAAAGGAAGAGTATTCGGCCTACTTTCTCAGCTGAGAAGATTTTTGGAGGATCCTTGTTAGCAATGTGTTCAAGTGATTTCATCTGCTTTTATGATTGGGCTGAATGTAGGCTGATTCAGCGAATTGATGTCACAGTAAAG AATCTTTATTGGGCAGAAAGTGGTGATTTAGTTGCCATTGCTAGTGATACGTCATTCTACATCCTGAAGTTCAAT CGTGACTTGGTTTCCTCCCATTTTGCTAGTGGAAGACAAACTGATGAAGAAGGTGTTGAGGATGCTTTTGAGGTTCTCCATGAGAATGATGAACGTGTTAGGACAGGTATATGGGTCGGGGACTGCTTCATTTACAACAACTCTTCTTCGAAGCTTAACTATTGTGTTGGAGGCGAG GTAACCACAATGTATCATTTGGACCGTCCAATGTATTTGTTAGGCTATATTGCCAACCAAAGTCGGGTCTACTTGGTAGACAAAGAATTCAA TGTCATAGGATATACCCTGCTGCTTAGCCTGATTGAATACAAGACTCTTGTGATGCGAGGTGATTTGGACAAAGCCAATGAAATTTTACCTACAATTCCTAAAGAGCAGCATAACAA TGTTGCTCACTTCTTGGAGTCTCGGGGAATGATTGAAGATGCTTTAGAAATTGCGACCGATCCTGACTACAGATTTGAGCTGGCCATACAATTGGGTAGACTTGAAATTGCCAAG GAAATCGCTGAAGAAGTGCAGAGTGAGTCTAAATGGAAGCAGTTGGGAGAGTTAGCCATGTCTTCTGGCAAG CTCCAACTGGCCGAGGATTGCATGAAGTACGCTACGGATTTGAGTGGTTTGCTACTACTATATTCTTCTTTGGGAGATGCTGAAGGGATGTCAAAGCTTGCATCCCTTGCTAAGGAGCAGGGAAAGAACAATGTCGCCTTTCTTTGCTTATTCATGCTGGGTAGATTGGAAGATTGTCTGCAGTTATTGGTGGAGAG CAACCGGATACCAGAAGCTGCTCTGATGGCACGTTCTTATCTTCCAAGCAAAGTTTCAGAGATAGTAGCTCTCTGGAGAAAAGATCTAAGCAAG GTTAATTCGAAAGCAGCAGAATCTTTGGCTGATCCTGAAGAGTACCCAAATCTTTTTGAGGATTGGCAAGTTGCTCGTTCTGTTGAAGCTAATGCTGTAGAGGCGAG GGGAGTTTATGCTGCTGCAGAAAATTATGCAACCCAGGCCGATCAACCTTTCATTACCCTCGTGGAAGCCTTCAGAAACCTGCAAGTTGAAGCAGAGGAACCATTTGAAAATGGAGACGGAGATCACGAG GTAGCAGAAGAAAATGGTGATGCAGAGAATGAAGGAGGTGAAGAGGAAGAGAATGAAGAAGAAGTGAATCAAGAAGAGGGAGTTGTTGATGAAGATTCTACAGATGGTAGTGCTGTACTTGTTAATAGAAGTGAGGGTGAGGAAGAGTGGGGTACGAATAGTAAAGACAACCAATCAGCCTAA